From Primulina huaijiensis isolate GDHJ02 unplaced genomic scaffold, ASM1229523v2 scaffold207660, whole genome shotgun sequence:
CTAGGGTTTCCGCTCTTTCATTCGGACTTGTTTACGGAAGCGTGAAACTTAAGATTCTCAAGGTTCTATTTATTTCGTTATGTTTTTGGTCAGCTGGAAAGCCAGAAATACGTGTATTTTATTGACATTCGTTGCTTAGTTTTGATTATCCCGATTCCTAATCAAGTTGGATTGGGTCGCTTTCAATTTTGATCCGCTCGGTGTTTTAGTTTTGATAAGAATATAGATCTGGCATTTGGGTAGAATTACTGACTTTTCCAAAAAAAGTGGGATTTGCGTGCTACTGTTACTGAAGCAAGATTTGAGGATGGATAAAATTTAAGGAAAATAAAACTAAGAGACTGTAGTTAAAGTAGAGGCTTGAGGATAGGATGCTTATTAGTTGTTGGTTCGAAGTCAATGAAGATAAGCTTAATTAACTTTTGAGATCTGTGAGGTATGGGACTTTTCCAAAACTGACTAGCAATTTGGTTAGCCAAATGAAACACCAGATTTGGAAGAGGATGGTGTCTAACTATAACTGTGTTTTACACGATTGTCATTCTGAAAACTGTTTTCTTCATCGCTTTTGGTTTTTATTATTTAGTTTGGTATTGTTTTTCAACGAGTTTCGTCAAAGAATTTACACAGTAGCAAGTGTTGGACATGGATGTCGTATGATTGCACATTTTACTGGTTGATTCGGGGTCTTGGTCGACAGCAGCCTTATCTTGGGTTTTGCATTTTGCATAACTATACAACTTTTGAAGATGTTTGGAATCAACCAAACGTCGTGAATATAACCATGGGAAGCTTGCCCAAATATGTTAGATTCTCAATCATCTTACGTTAATTTATACCAAGTacgctaattttttttataaaatggtAAAATCATTGTGTCAGCTAATGTAACTTCGATGAAGACCGAGTCTTCTATGTATTATGTGTAGCTTCAGTTGCTGAGCGCTACTAGCACAGTCGCAAACGTCCTAGCAAAAAACAGATATTTCTACCTTCAAGGTTCAGTTGTGCATATGGGAAGGATTTATGTTTAAAACGATAAATCCGagcctcttttttttttggggagGGGGAACTCTCTTATTATAGGGCATTGCCCGTGCTGTTTATTTGCTATCAGCATTCTTTACATATGGATGTGATGGTTATTCGTCTTATTTTCACCAGGCAAAGGCGAAATCCCATAAGGAGGCTGAAGCGAAGGAACATCACTGAAGGAgccatattttttttgttttaggcAA
This genomic window contains:
- the LOC140966681 gene encoding uncharacterized protein, whose product is MAPPPGPYSGTSTLALVARVSALSFGLVYGSVKLKILKAKAKSHKEAEAKEHH